In Propionimicrobium sp. PCR01-08-3, one DNA window encodes the following:
- a CDS encoding HIT domain-containing protein, producing the protein MSDEQPCEVIEPGELPGTPDALQRLWTPYRMVYIQGESKPADTSAGECPFCRAPRQADEDSLIVHRGKAAYVICNLYPYNPGHLLVCTYRHVSSYIDLTPEETWEVAELTQQAIKMIMHVSGPAGFNLGMNQGEIAGAGIAAHLHQHIVPRWQGDANFLPVIGRTKALPQFLADTRQLFADGWAELFGSGESPTSAAER; encoded by the coding sequence GTGAGTGACGAACAACCCTGCGAGGTCATCGAGCCGGGGGAGTTGCCCGGCACCCCGGACGCGCTGCAACGGCTGTGGACCCCTTACCGGATGGTCTACATCCAGGGGGAATCCAAACCGGCCGACACCAGCGCGGGAGAGTGCCCGTTCTGCCGCGCGCCGCGGCAGGCCGACGAGGACTCACTGATCGTGCATCGCGGGAAAGCCGCATATGTGATCTGCAACCTCTACCCGTACAACCCGGGCCATCTGCTGGTCTGCACCTACCGGCACGTCTCGTCGTACATCGATCTGACACCCGAGGAGACCTGGGAGGTGGCCGAGCTCACCCAGCAGGCCATCAAGATGATCATGCACGTGTCGGGGCCGGCCGGATTCAACCTGGGTATGAACCAAGGCGAGATCGCCGGCGCCGGTATCGCCGCGCATCTGCATCAGCACATCGTGCCCAGGTGGCAGGGTGATGCGAACTTCCTGCCGGTGATCGGACGCACCAAGGCGCTGCCGCAGTTCCTCGCCGATACCCGGCAGCTGTTCGCCGACGGTTGGGCCGAACTCTTCGGTTCCGGCGAAAGTCCCACCTCCGCCGCGGAAAGGTAG
- a CDS encoding magnesium transporter CorA family protein, with product MTTDCVIHSIVWRNDQVSETDIEFASISDRLADPEQVLWVGLQNPSTDDLAGLGDELGINAAAIEDALNHVERSKAIRYPKYSFITVYAAKWSGTSTAMMPADSPLAAGEAPTALPGDLTLTKLSAFVFPRGMVCVWYDPDFSFDEIVERWNEDGFISQYGSPMLVHGMLDYVIDGYFQVTQDLDDVVEDLEDEVLEQVAGSRSLQRRIYRLRSCLVRLRRAVVPMREVVASIMRHRRETDADQALDPWFDDLYDHSLRAADWADSLRDLVTTIFETNMSLQDTQLNVVMRRLAAWAAIIAVPTAITGWFGQNLPYFGYNEPYGLWLSVGSIVVLSVGLYIAFKRRDWL from the coding sequence GTGACTACCGACTGCGTGATTCACTCGATCGTCTGGCGAAACGACCAGGTGAGTGAAACCGACATCGAGTTCGCGTCCATCTCCGATCGGCTCGCCGACCCCGAGCAGGTGCTGTGGGTGGGGCTACAGAACCCGAGCACGGACGACCTGGCCGGCCTGGGCGACGAATTGGGCATCAACGCCGCCGCCATTGAGGACGCTCTCAACCACGTCGAGCGCTCGAAGGCGATCCGCTACCCGAAGTATTCGTTCATCACCGTCTATGCGGCAAAGTGGTCGGGCACCAGCACCGCGATGATGCCTGCCGATTCACCACTCGCCGCAGGTGAAGCACCTACGGCGCTGCCCGGCGACCTCACCCTCACCAAGCTCTCGGCGTTCGTCTTTCCGCGCGGGATGGTGTGTGTCTGGTACGACCCCGACTTCAGCTTCGACGAGATCGTGGAGCGTTGGAACGAGGACGGTTTCATCTCGCAGTACGGTTCGCCGATGCTGGTGCACGGCATGCTCGACTATGTCATCGACGGCTATTTCCAGGTCACCCAGGATCTTGATGACGTGGTCGAGGACCTTGAGGACGAGGTGCTCGAGCAGGTGGCTGGGTCCCGCTCTTTGCAACGGCGCATCTACCGGCTGCGCTCTTGCCTGGTCAGGCTGCGCCGCGCAGTGGTGCCGATGCGCGAGGTGGTGGCGTCCATCATGCGGCACCGCCGCGAAACCGACGCCGACCAGGCGCTCGACCCGTGGTTCGACGATCTCTACGACCATTCGTTGCGCGCCGCCGATTGGGCCGATTCGCTGCGTGATCTGGTGACCACCATCTTCGAGACGAATATGTCGTTGCAGGACACTCAGCTGAACGTCGTGATGCGCCGGCTGGCCGCCTGGGCCGCGATCATCGCGGTGCCCACCGCCATCACCGGCTGGTTCGGCCAGAATCTGCCCTACTTCGGCTACAACGAACCGTACGGCCTGTGGCTGTCGGTCGGCTCCATCGTCGTGCTGTCGGTGGGTCTTTATATCGCCTTCAAGCGCCGCGACTGGTTGTGA
- the thrS gene encoding threonine--tRNA ligase — protein sequence MTRDQNPEPQVVTQGTTGLDLFGDDRSIVAMAINGTTVDLATAVNEGDEIVPILMTSDEGLAIVRHSAAHVTAQALQDVFPEAKLGIGPPITDGFYYDFQTEPLSPDDLKTIEKKMQQIIKERQRFVRRVVTDQQALEEEANEPFKIELIHDKGSATSEDGSSVEVGGGELTMYDNVRRTGEVAWKDLCRGPHVPHTGYINAVALTKTSSAYWRGDQANQQLQRVYGTAWATRDDLKAYQHRMAEAAKRDHRKLGAELDLFSFHEQIGSGLPLFHPKGGVIKRVMEDYVRTRHIEEGFLYVGTPHIAKEELFYTSGHLPYYGEAMFPPLDDDGQAYRLKAMNCPMHNLIYSSRGRSYRELPLRFFEFGTVYRNEKSGVVQGLTRVRSITQDDSHSYCTPEQAPDEVRHLLKFILSLLADFGMTDLALELSTRDENGKKKDKFIGSDEQWDKATKVLAEIAYESGLNVVDDPGGAAYYGPKISIQAKDAIGRIWQMSTIQYDFNQPERFGLEYVASDGSHQQPVMIHSAKFGSIERFMGVLIEHYAGAFPVWLAPVQVVGIPVAASFNDYLDGILGKLKAAGVRTELDAGDDRMQKKIRNAQKQKIPFMLIAGETDADANTVSFRFRDGSQRNGVPIADAVEFIRHWADSRRNDDPTAGQPEAATHGE from the coding sequence ATCACCCGTGACCAGAACCCCGAACCACAGGTGGTGACCCAGGGCACTACCGGTCTGGATCTGTTCGGCGACGATCGCAGCATCGTCGCGATGGCCATCAACGGAACCACCGTCGATCTGGCCACCGCCGTCAACGAGGGCGACGAGATCGTCCCCATTCTGATGACATCGGACGAAGGCCTGGCCATCGTCCGGCATTCCGCCGCGCACGTCACCGCCCAGGCCCTGCAAGACGTCTTTCCCGAGGCCAAGCTCGGTATCGGCCCGCCCATCACCGACGGCTTCTACTACGACTTCCAGACCGAGCCGCTCAGCCCCGATGATCTGAAGACCATCGAGAAGAAGATGCAGCAGATCATCAAGGAGCGCCAGCGCTTCGTCCGCCGCGTCGTCACCGACCAACAGGCCCTGGAAGAAGAGGCCAACGAGCCCTTCAAGATCGAACTGATCCACGACAAAGGATCGGCGACCTCCGAAGACGGATCGTCGGTCGAGGTCGGCGGTGGCGAACTCACCATGTACGACAACGTTCGACGTACCGGCGAGGTCGCCTGGAAGGACCTGTGCCGCGGCCCGCATGTGCCGCACACCGGCTACATCAATGCGGTCGCACTGACCAAGACCTCGTCCGCCTACTGGCGCGGCGACCAGGCCAACCAGCAGCTGCAGCGCGTCTATGGCACCGCCTGGGCGACGCGCGACGATTTGAAGGCCTACCAGCACCGGATGGCCGAAGCAGCCAAGCGCGACCACCGCAAACTGGGCGCCGAGCTCGACCTGTTCAGCTTCCACGAGCAGATCGGGTCGGGGCTGCCGCTGTTCCACCCCAAGGGCGGCGTGATCAAGCGGGTGATGGAGGACTACGTCCGCACCCGGCACATCGAAGAAGGCTTCCTCTATGTGGGCACCCCACACATCGCCAAAGAGGAGCTCTTCTATACCTCGGGCCACCTGCCCTATTACGGCGAGGCCATGTTCCCGCCGCTGGACGACGACGGCCAGGCCTACCGCCTCAAGGCGATGAACTGCCCGATGCACAACCTGATCTACTCATCCAGGGGACGTTCCTACCGCGAACTGCCGCTGCGGTTCTTCGAATTCGGCACCGTGTACCGCAACGAGAAATCGGGTGTCGTGCAGGGGCTGACCCGCGTCCGCTCAATCACCCAGGACGACTCGCACTCCTACTGCACTCCCGAACAAGCCCCCGACGAGGTGCGTCATCTGCTCAAGTTCATCTTGAGCCTGCTCGCCGACTTCGGGATGACCGATCTCGCCCTCGAATTGTCGACCCGCGACGAGAACGGCAAGAAGAAGGACAAGTTCATCGGTTCGGACGAGCAGTGGGACAAGGCGACCAAGGTGCTCGCCGAGATCGCCTACGAGTCCGGCCTCAACGTGGTGGACGATCCGGGCGGCGCCGCCTATTACGGTCCGAAGATCTCGATCCAGGCCAAGGACGCGATCGGACGCATCTGGCAGATGTCGACCATTCAGTACGACTTCAACCAGCCGGAGCGTTTCGGTCTGGAATATGTCGCCTCCGACGGCTCTCATCAGCAGCCGGTGATGATTCACTCGGCCAAGTTCGGCTCGATCGAACGGTTCATGGGGGTGCTCATCGAGCACTATGCGGGAGCCTTCCCGGTCTGGCTGGCGCCGGTTCAGGTGGTCGGTATCCCGGTCGCGGCAAGCTTCAACGACTACCTCGATGGCATCCTCGGCAAGCTGAAGGCCGCAGGCGTGCGCACCGAGCTGGATGCCGGCGACGACCGGATGCAGAAGAAGATCCGCAACGCCCAGAAGCAGAAGATCCCGTTCATGCTGATCGCCGGCGAAACCGACGCCGACGCGAATACCGTGTCGTTCCGGTTCCGCGATGGTTCGCAGCGCAACGGCGTGCCGATCGCAGACGCGGTGGAGTTCATCCGCCACTGGGCCGACTCGAGGCGCAACGATGATCCGACGGCCGGCCAGCCGGAGGCGGCGACGCACGGTGAGTGA
- a CDS encoding YjhG/YagF family D-xylonate dehydratase, translating to MALRDLYTATDAGIYEVRTHAPGPAGSLPITPEQLRGAPSGDLFGMTMNVGMGWNPADVNKDAVMIISTAGGATDADGNPIALGLHTGHYQLAELVNEAAQEVAAQGALPYATYVSDPCDGRSQGTAGMFDSLPYRNDAAIVMRRLIRSLPTRRAVMGIASCDKGLPAMMIALASMHKDPTILIPGGTTLRASDGEDNGAVQTIGVRYASGEMTFHDAADAGCRACASPGGGCQFLGTAGTSQVIGEALGLALTHSALAPSGEPIWHDLARASADALLDLKHRKIFTRDILTDHAIENAMVLHAAFGGSTNLLLHLPAIAFAAGLNVPTVYDWARINADVPRLVSVLPVGPVDYPTPVVYLAGGVPEAMLYLRKLGLLHTDVLTVTGETLDENLDWWASSERRQVLRRRLREVDGVDPDDVILSPEGAKAKGMASTITFPLGNIAPEGSVVKSAAIDPSVIDPDGVFRHTGPAKVFTSEKAAIAAIKQQKIGAGDIMIVLGAGPLGTGMEETYQLTSALKKVPYGKHVSLITDARFSGVSTGACFGHVGPEALAGGPIGKLRDGDIVQIIVDTGKLTGSLDFVGTPDARLSPEQGAEVLAARDIYPGLAPDRDLPDDTRLWAALQDVSGGTWGGCVYDVDRIIEVLDAGKKALAAGE from the coding sequence ATGGCACTGCGCGACCTGTACACCGCTACCGACGCTGGTATCTACGAGGTGCGGACGCATGCGCCAGGCCCCGCCGGAAGCCTTCCGATAACACCGGAGCAGCTCAGGGGCGCGCCCAGCGGTGATCTGTTCGGCATGACCATGAACGTCGGCATGGGCTGGAACCCAGCAGACGTGAACAAAGATGCCGTGATGATCATCAGCACCGCGGGCGGCGCCACCGATGCCGACGGAAACCCGATCGCCCTGGGCCTGCACACCGGCCACTATCAACTCGCCGAACTGGTCAACGAGGCCGCCCAGGAGGTCGCCGCACAAGGTGCGTTGCCGTATGCCACCTACGTCTCCGACCCCTGCGACGGCAGATCCCAGGGCACCGCCGGCATGTTCGATTCGCTGCCGTACCGCAATGACGCCGCCATCGTGATGCGCCGGCTGATCCGCTCGTTGCCCACCCGCCGCGCGGTGATGGGCATCGCGTCGTGCGACAAGGGCCTGCCCGCCATGATGATCGCGCTCGCGTCCATGCATAAAGACCCAACCATCCTGATTCCTGGCGGCACCACGCTGCGCGCATCCGATGGCGAGGACAACGGTGCGGTGCAGACCATCGGCGTGCGCTACGCATCCGGTGAGATGACCTTCCACGATGCAGCCGATGCCGGCTGCCGGGCATGCGCGTCTCCCGGTGGCGGCTGCCAATTCCTCGGCACCGCCGGCACCAGCCAGGTGATCGGCGAGGCGCTCGGTCTGGCCCTGACGCACTCGGCACTGGCACCCTCGGGCGAACCGATCTGGCATGACCTGGCCCGGGCGTCCGCCGATGCCCTGCTCGATCTCAAGCATCGCAAGATCTTTACCCGCGACATCCTTACCGACCACGCCATCGAGAACGCAATGGTGCTGCATGCGGCCTTCGGCGGCTCCACCAATCTGCTGCTGCATCTGCCGGCGATCGCCTTCGCCGCCGGATTGAATGTGCCTACCGTGTACGACTGGGCGCGCATCAACGCCGACGTGCCGCGGCTGGTGAGCGTGCTGCCGGTCGGCCCGGTCGACTATCCGACTCCTGTCGTTTATCTGGCTGGCGGGGTGCCCGAGGCCATGCTGTATCTGCGCAAGCTGGGGCTGCTGCACACCGACGTGCTCACGGTCACCGGTGAGACCTTGGACGAGAACCTCGACTGGTGGGCCTCATCCGAGCGTCGCCAGGTGCTGCGGCGGAGGCTGCGCGAGGTCGACGGAGTCGATCCCGATGACGTCATCTTGTCGCCGGAGGGCGCCAAGGCGAAGGGCATGGCGTCCACCATCACCTTCCCGCTCGGCAATATCGCCCCCGAGGGCTCGGTGGTGAAGTCGGCGGCCATCGATCCGAGCGTGATCGACCCCGACGGCGTGTTCCGCCACACCGGTCCGGCGAAGGTCTTCACCAGCGAGAAGGCGGCCATCGCCGCCATCAAGCAGCAGAAAATCGGCGCGGGCGACATCATGATCGTGCTCGGCGCCGGGCCGCTCGGCACCGGCATGGAGGAGACTTACCAACTCACCTCGGCACTGAAGAAGGTGCCCTACGGTAAGCATGTGTCCCTGATCACGGACGCCCGGTTCTCCGGCGTGTCGACCGGTGCCTGTTTCGGGCATGTCGGGCCCGAGGCCCTGGCCGGCGGTCCGATCGGCAAACTGCGCGACGGCGACATCGTCCAGATCATCGTCGACACCGGCAAGCTCACCGGCTCACTCGATTTCGTCGGTACCCCGGACGCGCGGCTGTCGCCCGAGCAGGGGGCCGAGGTCTTGGCGGCCAGGGACATCTATCCGGGGCTTGCACCCGATCGCGACCTGCCCGACGACACCCGGTTGTGGGCGGCGCTGCAGGATGTCTCCGGCGGCACCTGGGGCGGCTGCGTCTATGATGTCGATCGCATCATCGAGGTGCTCGACGCCGGTAAGAAGGCGCTTGCGGCAGGGGAGTGA
- a CDS encoding SPFH domain-containing protein, whose product MSNEMPEIPDEASVGGLAAGKPVGHEGTRVTIAERPAWTISGALALLLAIVVLAASTWGIIDTGVDYDAGRQINALVIGGSILGYVVACLAFTSLTVVAPGDTKVVQFFGRYIGTIRKQGLLLTVPLSNKKKVSVKVRNFETNELKVNDADGNPINIAAIVVWQVADTAKSVFAVEAYEDFVAVQAESALRHVATSHPYDFAEPGEESLRGSTDLVSGELADEVAARISIAGLEVVETRISSLAYAQEIAQAMLQRQQASAVLAARSKIVEGAVGMVEQALDRLESDEVVSLDDERKAAMVSNLLVVLCGDSRSTPVINTGTLYG is encoded by the coding sequence ATGTCGAATGAGATGCCCGAAATACCCGATGAGGCATCGGTTGGCGGATTGGCCGCGGGCAAGCCGGTGGGCCATGAGGGCACTCGGGTGACGATAGCCGAGCGTCCCGCTTGGACGATATCGGGCGCGCTGGCATTGCTGTTGGCCATTGTGGTCTTGGCCGCCTCGACCTGGGGAATCATTGACACCGGGGTCGACTACGATGCGGGCCGACAGATTAATGCGCTGGTGATCGGCGGATCCATCCTCGGATATGTGGTGGCTTGCCTGGCCTTCACCTCGCTGACGGTCGTCGCGCCCGGCGACACCAAGGTCGTGCAATTCTTCGGACGCTACATCGGCACGATCCGCAAGCAGGGCCTGCTGCTGACTGTTCCGCTGTCGAACAAGAAGAAGGTCTCGGTCAAGGTCCGCAACTTCGAGACCAACGAGTTGAAGGTCAACGACGCCGATGGGAATCCGATCAACATCGCGGCCATCGTGGTCTGGCAGGTTGCCGATACCGCGAAGTCGGTATTCGCCGTCGAGGCATATGAGGATTTCGTCGCGGTGCAGGCCGAATCTGCCCTGCGGCATGTGGCGACCTCACACCCGTATGACTTCGCCGAACCGGGCGAAGAGAGCTTGCGTGGTTCGACCGATTTGGTGTCGGGCGAACTCGCCGATGAGGTGGCCGCCCGCATTTCGATAGCGGGCCTCGAGGTCGTCGAGACGCGCATCTCGTCGCTCGCGTACGCGCAAGAGATCGCCCAGGCGATGCTGCAGCGCCAGCAGGCGTCGGCGGTGCTCGCCGCCCGCAGCAAGATCGTGGAGGGCGCGGTCGGCATGGTCGAGCAGGCATTGGACCGGTTGGAGAGCGACGAGGTCGTGTCCTTGGACGACGAGCGTAAGGCGGCCATGGTCTCCAACCTGCTCGTGGTGCTCTGCGGCGATTCCCGATCGACCCCGGTGATCAACACGGGAACGCTCTACGGGTAA
- the pgsA gene encoding phosphatidylinositol phosphate synthase, whose translation MLEKIRAQWTKVIRPLALRLLKLGITPDIVTWTGTIGAILVAVICFPQGWLWQGTLVMLVFIFSDSLDGTMARESGRSSKWGAFLDSTLDRLADGAILGGLALYYASRPDGLIWCGLAIAALVFALVTSYSKARGESVGIEVHAGLAGRADRLVLSLVGAFATGVGVSWALPVALIYLCAAGAFTVGQRMWIVRKAIVAEQATRPDADEKA comes from the coding sequence ATGCTCGAGAAGATCCGGGCCCAGTGGACGAAGGTCATTCGTCCACTGGCGCTTCGCCTGCTGAAGCTGGGCATCACTCCCGACATCGTCACCTGGACGGGCACGATCGGCGCCATCCTGGTCGCCGTCATCTGCTTCCCGCAGGGCTGGCTGTGGCAGGGGACGCTCGTCATGCTGGTGTTCATCTTCTCCGATTCGCTGGACGGCACGATGGCCCGCGAATCGGGCCGCAGCTCGAAGTGGGGGGCGTTCCTCGATTCCACCCTCGACCGGCTGGCCGATGGCGCGATCCTCGGCGGGCTGGCGCTCTACTACGCCAGCCGGCCCGACGGCCTCATCTGGTGCGGGCTGGCCATCGCCGCACTTGTCTTCGCCCTGGTCACCTCGTACTCCAAGGCGCGCGGCGAATCGGTGGGCATCGAGGTGCACGCCGGGCTGGCCGGGCGCGCCGACCGCCTGGTGCTGTCGCTGGTGGGGGCTTTCGCAACCGGAGTGGGCGTGAGCTGGGCGCTGCCGGTTGCGTTGATCTATCTGTGCGCGGCCGGAGCCTTCACCGTCGGCCAGCGGATGTGGATCGTCCGCAAGGCGATCGTCGCCGAACAGGCGACGCGCCCGGATGCGGACGAGAAGGCATGA